DNA sequence from the Syntrophorhabdaceae bacterium genome:
GCCCGGAGACCCGATCGAGGTAATCTGCAACTCAGTGGGAAGGCCCGCCTGCCCCTACGACACGATTATCGTGGTCGATGATGAAGGCAGGGAAGTGCCCCCCCTTGTCGAAGGGGAGCTCGTCTCCAAGGGGCCGGGTGTTTTTACCGGCTATTTCAAATCTGCCCATGAGAACGAGGGGACCTTCACCCCCGAAGGCTTTTTCAAAACAGGAGACAAGGCCCGTAAGGACGAGAAGGGGAACATCACGATCACGGGAAGGATCAAAGACATTATCAACCGCGGGGGCGAGAAGATAAGCGCCCTCGATATAGAGAACCGTCTCAGCGCCCATCCCGCCATCAGGGAATCGGCCGTGGTGGGTATGCCCGACGCGGTCCTGGGGGAAAGGATCTGCGCCTATGTCGTGCTGCGGCCCCAAGCCGCCCTCACCTTCGAGGAGACCGTCGCCTTCCTCAAAAATGGAGGCGCTTCCGTACAGCAGTTGCCGGAAAGGATTGAATTTGTCAACGAGCTGCCTACCACCAAGGTCGGGAAAGTCGATAAGAAGGCGCTCAGGGAAGATATAACGAGGAAGATGGAGAAGTAGAAATACCACGGGACGGCATTTTTCAATCCGGAAAAAGCCCTTTTTCAATGCTGTTGCACCGCATAAAAGGGATCACTATCACGAAAAGGAGGCTGTATTATGTCTTTGGAAGGAAAACTTGCACTCGTAACAGGAGCTTCGATGCCGAAAGGGGTGGGCCGGTATGCCGCACTCACTCTTGCCCGGCAAGGCGCTGACGTGGTGGTCACGGGATATAACCACCTGGAAGGGGCCGAGGCCCTCGCAGCGGAGATAAAGGCTCTGGGCCGCAAGGCCATGGCGATCAAAATGGATGCCAGCAAATATGAGGACGTGCAGAAGGCCTTTGCGGCCATAAAGGCCGAGATGGGCCCCGTGAGCGTTCTGGTGAATAATGCGGCCCTCATGGGTCACAACATCAGCATCGCCAAGACCACGGCTGGGGAATGGGATTATGAAGTGAAACTATGCCTCAATTCCGCCTTCTACTGCATCAAGGAGGCATGGGCCGACA
Encoded proteins:
- a CDS encoding SDR family oxidoreductase, whose translation is MSLEGKLALVTGASMPKGVGRYAALTLARQGADVVVTGYNHLEGAEALAAEIKALGRKAMAIKMDASKYEDVQKAFAAIKAEMGPVSVLVNNAALMGHNISIAKTTAGEWDYEVKLCLNSAFYCIKEAWADMCANKWGRIINMTSVAGVLGGAGQTSYGAAKAGLIALAKSAALEGARFNITANSVLIGICATDGYDLLPEPVRQAVEKRTVFRRPAQPQEIADAIAYLASDSGAYMTGSIMNMMGGLDLFVF